The following proteins are encoded in a genomic region of Sebastes fasciatus isolate fSebFas1 chromosome 14, fSebFas1.pri, whole genome shotgun sequence:
- the LOC141782360 gene encoding trace amine-associated receptor 13c-like: MEVEDGAELCFPQLLNTSCKKPTSPWPEAVILQTLLSTISVLTVALNLLVIISVSHFRQLHTPTNILLLSLAVSDFLVGLLLMPGELIRKTSCWFFGDIMCSLYKYLSFIITSASVGVMVLISVDRYVAICDPLHYTIRITVNRVKLFVCLCWLCSVCCSSVFTTDYLTQPGRFNSCYGECLSAIGYIAGFVDLVLNFLVPVTIIIVLYVRVFAVAVSQARAMRSQITAVTLRLSVTQKTNKSELKAARTLGILVVVFLMCFCPLYCVFLINENFAHELFLLFLLYFNSCLNPVIYALFYSWFRKVVKLILTLQILQPGSREANVL; encoded by the exons ATGGAGGTTGAGGACGGAGCAGAGCTCTGCTTTCCACAACTCCTGAACACCTCCTGCAAGAAGCCCACCTCTCCTTGGCCCGAAGCTGTGATCCTTCAGACTTTGCTGTCCACCATCTCTGTGCTCACTGTAGCTCTCAACCTGCTTGTCATCATCTCAGTCTCACACTTCAG GCAGCTCCACACTCCCAccaacatcctcctcctctctctggctgtctCAGACTTTCTCGTGGGCCTCCTGCTGATGCCGGGAGAACTCATTAGAAAAACATCCTGCTGGTTTTTTGGAGACATCATGTGTTCTCTGTATAAGTATTTGTCCTTCATCATTACCTCTGCATCAGTAGGTGTCATGGTGCTCATATCAGTTGACCGTTATGTTGCGATTTGTGACCCTCTGCATTACACCATCAGAATCACTGTGAATAGAGTGAAActctttgtttgtctgtgttggcTCTGTTCCGTTTGCTGCAGCAGTGTCTTTACAACGGATTACCTGACTCAACCAGGCAGGTTTAATTCCTGCTACGGAGAGTGTCTAAGTGCCATTGGCTATATTGCAGGATTTGTTGACCTTGTGTTAAACTTCCTTGTTCCAGTTACTATCATCATAGTTCTGTATGTGAGAGTATTTGCTGTGGCTGTGTCTCAGGCTCGTGCCATGCGCTCTCAAATTACAGCTGTCACACTCCGGCTTTCAGTgactcaaaaaacaaacaaatctgaGCTGAAAGCAGCCAGGACTCTTGGTAttcttgttgttgtgtttctaaTGTGTTTCTGCCCATTATACTGTGTCTTTCTTATAAATGAAAACTTTGCCCATGAGCTGTTTTTGCTCTTTCTGTTGTATTTTAACTCATGCCTAAACCCTGTGATCTATGCCTTGTTTTACTCCTGGTTTAGAAAAGTAGTTAAACTGATTCTCACTCTTCAGATACTGCAGCCTGGCTCCCGTGAGGCCAATGTACTGTAG
- the LOC141782302 gene encoding trace amine-associated receptor 13c-like, translating to MEVVNAAELCFPQLLNTSCKKPTSPWPEAVLLQTLLSTISLLTVALNLLVIISVSHFRQLHTPTNILLLSLAVSDFLVGLLLMPLELLSKTSCWFFGDFMCSLYNYLSYMITSASVVVMVLISIDRYVAICDPLRYTTRITVNRIKLCVCLCWLYAVSSSSLFVKDDLTQPGRYKSCYGECVIVIDHIEGTVDLVLNFIIPVTVIIVLNMRVFAVAASQARAMRSHITAVTLPLSGAQTANKSELKAARTLGVLVVVFLMCFCPYYCAILIGDYLTNSSFVFFMLFLFYFNSCLNPVIYALFYSWFRKAVKLIVTLQILQPGSREANVL from the exons ATGGAGGTTGTGAACGCAGCAGAGCTCTGCTTTCCACAACTCCTGAACACCTCCTGCAAGAAGCCCACCTCTCCTTGGCCCGAAGCTGTGCTCCTTCAGACTTTGCTGTCGACCATCTCTCTGCTCACTGTAGCTCTCAACCTGCTTGTCATCATCTCAGTCTCACACTTCAG GCAGCTCCACACTCCCAccaacatcctcctcctctctctggctgtctCAGACTTTCTCGTGGGCCTCCTGCTGATGCCGTTAGAACTCCTCAGTAAAACATCCTGCTGGTTTTTTGGTGACTTCATGTGTTCTCTGTATAATTATTTGTCCTACATGATTACCTCTGCATCAGTAGTCGTCATGGTGCTCATATCAATCGACCGTTACGTTGCTATTTGTGACCCTCTGCGTTACACCACCAGAATCACTGTGAATAGAATCAAactctgtgtttgtctttgttggCTCTACGCTGTTTCCTCCAGCAGTCTCTTTGTAAAGGATGACCTGACTCAACCAGGCAGGTATAAATCCTGCTACGGAGAGTGTGTGATTGTCATTGACCATATTGAAGGAACTGTTGACCTTGTGTTAAACTTCATTATTCCAGTTACTGTCATCATAGTTCTGAATATGAGAGTATTTGCTGTGGCTGCGTCTCAGGCTCGTGCCATGCGCTCTCACATTACAGCTGTCACACTCCCGCTTTCAGGGGCTCAAACAGCAAACAAGTCTGAGCTGAAAGCAGCCAGGACTCTTGGTGTTCTTGTAGTTGTGTTTCTAATGTGTTTCTGCCCATATTACTGTGCGATTCTTATAGGTGACTATTTGACCAATTCTTCATTTGTATTCTTTATGCTCTTTCTGTTCTATTTTAACTCATGTCTAAACCCTGTGATCTATGCCTTGTTTTACTCCTGGTTTAGAAAAGCAGTTAAACTCATTGTCACTCTTCAGATACTGCAGCCTGGCTCCCGTGAGGCCAACGTACTGTAG
- the LOC141782372 gene encoding trace amine-associated receptor 13c-like codes for MELVDTAELCFPQLLNTSCKKPTSPWREAVILQTLLSTISLLTVALNLLVIISVSHFRQLHTPTNILLLSLAVSDFLVGLLLMPIELLSKTSCWFFGDFMCSLYKYLSYMITSASVGVMVLISIDRYVAICDPLRYTTRITVNRIKLCVCLCWLCAVSSSSLFVKDDLTQPGRYKSCYGECVIVIDHIAGTVDLVLNFIVPVTIIIVLYLRVFAVAVSQARAMRSQITAVTLRLSVTQKTNKSELKAARTLGILVVVFLMCFCPLYCGFLIDENFAQSSYELFLLFLFYFNSCLNPVIYALFYSWFRKAVKLILTLQILQPGSREANVL; via the exons ATGGAGCTTGTGGACACAGCAGAGCTCTGCTTTCCACAACTCCTGAACACCTCCTGCAAGAAGCCCACCTCTCCTTGGCGTGAAGCTGTGATCCTTCAGACTTTGCTGTCCACCATCTCTCTGCTCACTGTAGCTCTCAACCTGCTTGTCATCATCTCAGTCTCACACTTCAG GCAGCTCCACACTCCCAccaacatcctcctcctctctctggctgtctCAGACTTTCTCGTGGGCCTCCTGCTGATGCCGATAGAACTCCTCAGTAAAACATCCTGCTGGTTTTTTGGTGACTTCATGTGTTCTCTGTATAAGTATTTGTCCTACATGATTACCTCTGCATCAGTAGGTGTCATGGTGCTGATATCAATTGACCGTTACGTTGCTATTTGTGACCCTCTGCGTTACACCACCAGAATCACTGTGAATAGAATCAaactctgtgtttgtctgtgttggcTCTGTGCTGTTTCCTCCAGCAGTCTCTTTGTAAAGGATGACCTGACTCAACCAGGCAGGTATAAATCCTGCTACGGAGAGTGTGTGATTGTCATTGACCATATTGCAGGAACTGTTGACCTTGTGTTAAACTTCATTGTTCCAGTTACTATCATCATAGTTCTGTATCTGAGAGTATTTGCTGTGGCTGTGTCTCAGGCTCGTGCCATGCGCTCTCAAATTACAGCTGTCACACTCCGGCTTTCAGTgactcaaaaaacaaacaaatctgaGCTGAAAGCAGCCAGGACTCTTGGTAttcttgttgttgtgtttctaaTGTGTTTCTGCCCATTATACTGTGGCTTTCTTATAGATGAAAACTTTGCCCAATCTTCATATGAGCTGTTTTTGCTCTTTCTGTTCTATTTTAACTCATGCCTAAACCCTGTGATCTATGCCTTGTTTTACTCCTGGTTTAGAAAAGCAGTTAAACTGATTCTCACTCTTCAGATACTGCAGCCTGGCTCCCGTGAGGCCAACGTACTGTAG
- the LOC141782248 gene encoding trace amine-associated receptor 7e-like, producing MEVANAAELCFPQLLNTSCKKPTSPWPVAVILQTLLSTISLLTVALNLLVIISVSHFRQLHTPTNILLLSLAVSDFLVGLLLMLGELIRKTSCWFFGDIMCSLYKYLAFIITSASVGVMVLISVDRYVAICDPLHYTTRITVNRVKLCVCLCWLCSICYSSVFRKDDLTQPGMFNSCYGECLSAIGFIAGTVDLVLNFIVPVTIIIVLYVRVFAVVVSQARAMHSQITAVTLRLSVTQKTNKSELKAARALGVLVVVFLMCVCPLYCGLLIDENFTKSSYQLYLLFLFYFNSCLNPVIYAFFYSWFRKAVKLIVTLQILQPGSHEANVL from the exons ATGGAGGTTGCGAACGCAGCAGAGCTCTGCTTTCCACAACTCCTGAACACCTCCTGCAAGAAGCCCACCTCTCCTTGGCCCGTAGCTGTGATCCTTCAGACTTTGCTGTCCACCATCTCTCTGCTCACTGTAGCTCTCAACCTGCTTGTCATCATCTCAGTCTCACACTTCAG GCAGCTCCACACTCCCAccaacatcctcctcctctctctggctgtctCAGACTTTCTCGTGGGCCTCCTGCTGATGCTGGGAGAACTCATTCGAAAAACATCCTGCTGGTTTTTTGGCGACATCATGTGTTCTCTGTATAAGTATTTGGCCTTCATCATTACCTCTGCATCAGTAGGTGTCATGGTGCTCATATCAGTTGACCGTTATGTTGCTATTTGTGACCCTCTGCATTACACCACCAGAATCACTGTCAATAGAGTGAaactctgtgtttgtctgtgttggcTCTGTTCCATTTGCTACAGCAGTGTCTTTAGAAAGGATGACCTGACTCAACCAGGCATGTTTAATTCCTGCTACGGAGAGTGTTTAAGTGCCATTGGCTTTATTGCAGGAACTGTTGACCTTGTGTTAAACTTCATTGTTCCAGTTACTATCATCATTGTTCTGTATGTGAGAGTATTTGCTGTGGTTGTGTCTCAGGCTCGTGCCATGCACTCTCAAATAACAGCTGTCACACTCCGGCTTTCAGTgactcaaaaaacaaacaaatctgaGCTGAAAGCAGCCAGGGCTCTTGGTGTTCTTGTAGTTGTGTTTCTAATGTGTGTCTGCCCATTATACTGTGGCCTTCTTATAGATGAAAACTTTACCAAATCTTCATATCAGCTCTATTTGCTCTTTCTGTTCTATTTTAACTCATGCCTAAACCCTGTGATCTATGCCTTCTTTTACTCCTGGTTTAGAAAAGCAGTTAAACTCATTGTCACTCTTCAGATACTGCAGCCTGGCTCCCATGAGGCCAACGTACTGTAG
- the LOC141782250 gene encoding trace amine-associated receptor 13c-like, with product MRTCWVHDTFLFHSRQLHTPTNILLLSLTFSDFLVGLLLMPGELIRKTSCWFFGDLMCSLYNYLSYIVTSASVGVMVLISVDRYVAICDPLHYTTKITVNRIKLCVCLCWLCAVSYGSLFVKDDLTQPGRYKSCYGECVIVIDHIAGTVDLVLNFIVPVTIIIVLYLRVFAVAVSQARAMRSQITAVTLRLSVTQKTNKSELKAARTLGILVVVFLMCFCPLYCGFLIDENFVQSSYELFLLFLFYFNSCLNPVIYALFYSWFRKAVKLILTLQILQPGSREANVL from the coding sequence ATGAGGACTTGTTGGGTTCATGATACTTTTCTCTTTCACTCCAGGCAGCTCCACACTCCCACCAacatccttctcctctctctgactttCTCAGACTTTCTCGTGGGCCTCCTGCTGATGCCGGGAGAACTCATTCGAAAAACATCCTGCTGGTTTTTTGGTGACCTCATGTGTTCTCTGTATAATTATTTGTCCTACATCGTTACCTCTGCATCAGTAGGCGTCATGGTGCTCATATCAGTCGACCGTTATGTTGCTATTTGTGACCCTCTGCATTACACCACCAAAATCACTGTGAATAGAATCAaactctgtgtttgtctgtgttggcTCTGTGCTGTTTCCTACGGCAGTCTCTTTGTAAAGGATGACCTGACTCAACCAGGCAGGTATAAATCCTGCTACGGAGAGTGTGTGATTGTCATTGACCATATTGCAGGAACTGTTGACCTTGTGTTAAACTTTATTGTTCCAGTTACTATCATCATTGTTCTGTATCTGAGAGTATTTGCTGTGGCTGTGTCTCAGGCTCGTGCCATGCGCTCTCAAATTACAGCTGTCACACTCCGGCTTTCAGTgactcaaaaaacaaacaaatctgaGCTGAAAGCAGCCAGGACTCTTGGTAttcttgttgttgtgtttctaaTGTGTTTCTGCCCATTATACTGTGGCTTTCTTATAGATGAAAACTTTGTCCAATCTTCATATGAGCTGTTTTTGCTCTTTCTGTTCTATTTTAACTCATGCCTAAACCCTGTGATCTATGCCTTGTTTTACTCCTGGTTTAGAAAAGCAGTTAAACTGATTCTCACTCTTCAGATACTGCAGCCTGGCTCCCGTGAGGCCAACGTACTGTAG
- the LOC141782251 gene encoding trace amine-associated receptor 13c-like, whose product MEVEDGAELCFPQLLNTSCKKPTSPWPEAVLFNILVSTISLLTVALNLLVIISVSHFRQLETPTNILLLSLAVSDFLVGLLLMPVEILQNTSCWFFGDFMCSLYKYLSFVITSASVGVMVLISVDRYVAICDPLHYTIRITVNRVKLCVCLCWLCSVSYGSLFVKDDLTQLGRYNSCYGECVIVIDYIAGAVDLVLTFIVPVTVIVVLYVRVFAVAVSQARAMRSHIAAVTLRLSGAQTANKSELKAARALGVLVVVFLMCFCPYYCAILIGDYLTNSSFVFFELILFYFNSCLNPVIYAFFYSWFRKAVKLIVTLQILHPGSREANVL is encoded by the exons ATGGAGGTTGAGGACGGAGCAGAGCTCTGCTTTCCACAACTCCTGAACACCTCCTGCAAGAAGCCCACCTCTCCTTGGCCCGAAGCTGTGCTCTTTAACATTTTGGTGTCCACCATCTCTCTGCTCACTGTAGCTCTCAACCTGCTTGTCATCATCTCAGTTTCACACTTCAG GCAGCTTGAAACTCCCAccaacatcctcctcctctctctggctgtctCAGACTTTCTCGTGGGCCTCCTGCTGATGCCGGTAGAAATCCTCCAAAATACATCCTGCTGGTTTTTTGGTGACTTCATGTGTTCTCTGTATAAGTATTTGTCCTTCGTCATTACCTCTGCATCAGTAGGTGTCATGGTGCTCATATCAGTCGACCGTTACGTTGCTATTTGTGACCCTCTGCATTACACCATCAGAATCACTGTCAATAGAGTGAaactctgtgtttgtctgtgttggcTCTGTTCTGTTTCCTACGGCAGTCTCTTTGTAAAGGATGACCTGACTCAACTAGGCAGGTATAATTCCTGCTATGGAGAGTGTGTGATTGTCATTGACTATATTGCAGGAGCTGTTGACCTTGTTTTAACCTTTATTGTTCCAGTTACTGTCATCGTAGTTCTGTATGTGAGAGTATTTGCTGTGGCTGTATCTCAGGCTCGTGCCATGCGCTCTCACATTGCAGCTGTCACACTCCGGCTTTCAGGGGCTCAAACAGCAAACAAGTCTGAGCTGAAAGCAGCCAGGGCTCTTGGTGTTCTTGTAGTTGTGTTTCTAATGTGTTTCTGCCCATATTACTGTGCGATTCTTATAGGTGACTATTTGACCAATTCTTCATTCGTATTCTTTGAGctcattctgttttattttaactCATGCCTAAACCCTGTGATCTATGCCTTCTTTTACTCCTGGTTTAGAAAAGCAGTTAAACTCATTGTCACTCTTCAGATACTGCATCCTGGCTCACGTGAGGCCAACGTACTGTAG